Proteins encoded within one genomic window of Sulfurospirillum tamanense:
- a CDS encoding type II toxin-antitoxin system RelE family toxin: MRVKYSEKSLKDLKHFDKPDQLLIVKKIHYLAENFDALKASKKVTELKGTALENQYRFIVARKIRVLFWVVEGEIILLVLRVGMRKDIYGA, from the coding sequence TTGAGGGTCAAATATTCCGAAAAATCCCTCAAAGATTTAAAACACTTTGACAAGCCAGACCAACTCCTCATCGTCAAAAAAATCCACTACCTCGCAGAAAACTTCGACGCACTAAAGGCTTCCAAAAAAGTGACCGAGCTTAAAGGCACAGCGCTTGAAAACCAATACCGCTTTATCGTCGCAAGAAAAATCCGCGTGCTTTTTTGGGTCGTTGAAGGTGAGATTATCTTGCTCGTGTTGCGGGTAGGAATGCGAAAAGATATTTACGGCGCGTAG
- a CDS encoding 4Fe-4S dicluster domain-containing protein, translating to MIAALKTAFTNLFSPPLTHGYPAVPLPKPEHWRGLIEYNKDFCIFCDKCEKTCPPGAILFSWALDGSKTYHYNAHLCIYCGDCVRECPKTGQALWQSETKATPALKADMPNEKWDALELNVKESKEAYKAHKAAQKKAKETPSD from the coding sequence ATGATAGCAGCACTCAAAACCGCTTTTACCAATCTCTTTAGCCCTCCTTTAACCCACGGGTACCCCGCAGTGCCTTTGCCAAAACCCGAACACTGGCGAGGACTGATTGAATACAATAAAGATTTTTGTATTTTTTGTGATAAGTGTGAAAAAACCTGCCCACCAGGGGCGATTTTGTTTTCATGGGCACTAGATGGAAGTAAAACTTACCACTACAATGCCCATTTGTGCATCTACTGCGGCGATTGTGTACGCGAATGCCCCAAAACCGGCCAAGCCCTGTGGCAAAGCGAAACCAAAGCCACCCCCGCGCTCAAAGCAGACATGCCCAATGAAAAATGGGACGCACTAGAACTAAACGTCAAAGAGAGCAAAGAAGCGTACAAAGCCCACAAAGCAGCGCAAAAAAAGGCCAAAGAAACGCCTTCGGATTAG
- a CDS encoding hydrogenase large subunit: MKQSISIPLGSQHIALLEPVRFRFETHNETIVGVEADVGYVHRGVERACTSRFEFKQIPAVVARVCGLCAITHSLSYTLAVEQLVSTEVSRRAQYLRTLMVELDRLHSHLLCLAHTAENAGYEALFMQIMGDRELIMELQERITGNRVQFDFVCIGGVHRDVDAACAKAILDGLATFEPKLEALEELFETNWTLSLKYKGIGAISKEDAAIFNALGPLARAAGLRTDVRAEQSVLPYQEVGFEMVVEEGGDIYARNRVRLREMRQSMAMVRNILEGLPEGELQAKVKGKPEGESIMRLEAPRGELFYYLRGNKTATLERMRIKTPTFSGIPAMVKIFKGQEYGDVPAILASFDPCMSCTAK; encoded by the coding sequence ATGAAACAATCTATCAGCATCCCTTTGGGCTCTCAGCACATTGCGCTTTTGGAGCCTGTACGGTTTCGCTTTGAGACCCACAATGAAACCATTGTAGGCGTTGAGGCGGACGTGGGTTATGTGCACCGTGGCGTAGAAAGAGCCTGTACTTCACGCTTTGAGTTCAAGCAAATACCCGCTGTTGTAGCACGGGTATGCGGGCTGTGCGCCATCACACACTCACTGAGTTACACGCTAGCAGTGGAGCAACTAGTGAGCACGGAGGTGAGCAGACGCGCTCAGTATTTGCGCACGCTTATGGTAGAGCTCGACCGCTTGCATTCGCACTTGCTTTGCCTTGCCCATACGGCTGAAAATGCTGGGTATGAAGCGCTTTTTATGCAGATTATGGGCGACAGGGAACTCATTATGGAGCTTCAAGAACGCATCACAGGCAACCGCGTGCAATTTGACTTTGTGTGCATCGGCGGGGTGCATCGCGACGTGGACGCGGCGTGTGCTAAGGCTATTTTAGACGGATTGGCCACATTTGAGCCCAAACTCGAAGCACTAGAAGAGCTGTTTGAGACCAATTGGACCTTGTCTTTGAAATACAAAGGTATCGGCGCTATCTCTAAAGAAGATGCCGCCATCTTCAACGCCCTTGGGCCACTTGCACGCGCAGCAGGCCTTCGCACCGATGTCCGCGCAGAACAAAGCGTACTGCCCTACCAGGAAGTGGGCTTTGAAATGGTCGTAGAAGAAGGCGGAGACATTTACGCACGCAACCGCGTACGCCTGCGTGAAATGCGCCAAAGCATGGCAATGGTGCGCAACATCCTAGAAGGGCTTCCCGAGGGAGAGCTTCAGGCCAAAGTCAAAGGCAAGCCCGAGGGCGAATCCATCATGCGCCTTGAAGCCCCAAGAGGAGAGCTTTTTTATTACCTGCGGGGTAACAAAACCGCCACTTTGGAGCGCATGCGCATTAAAACCCCTACGTTTTCAGGCATCCCCGCGATGGTGAAAATCTTTAAAGGCCAAGAGTACGGCGACGTGCCAGCCATTTTGGCTTCGTTTGATCCGTGCATGAGCTGCACAGCCAAATAA
- a CDS encoding NADH-quinone oxidoreductase subunit C: MQKIETSAATLLVDLEHFYDASLWHFITMNCVDTGEGFEIQYFFAKYDKVDEVVCYYFFSAYDAQIPSIATLIPPAYLGEGEMVDMFGIAISGITKGMFLDQDSLQTPLRKGS; the protein is encoded by the coding sequence ATGCAGAAGATTGAAACGAGTGCTGCCACGTTGTTGGTGGATTTGGAACATTTTTACGATGCGTCACTGTGGCATTTCATTACCATGAATTGCGTTGACACGGGAGAAGGCTTTGAAATACAGTACTTTTTTGCCAAATACGACAAAGTTGACGAGGTTGTTTGTTACTATTTTTTCTCTGCTTATGACGCCCAAATACCTAGCATTGCTACACTTATTCCGCCTGCATACCTTGGTGAAGGGGAGATGGTCGATATGTTTGGCATCGCAATTTCTGGCATTACCAAGGGGATGTTTTTAGATCAAGACTCCCTCCAAACACCCCTAAGGAAAGGCTCATGA
- a CDS encoding NADH-quinone oxidoreductase subunit B family protein, with protein sequence MFKSYRKKSPWILHYNAGSCNGCDIEILACLGPKYDIERFGILNSGNPKQSDILLVTGPVTYRSRERLVELYAQMAEPKVVVAVGACTCTGGVFRGMCNVEGGVDRYLPVDVYVPGCAASPEQIIDGVIQGLAALEAKTKAIEEPKRLFGGLHETLFFTSRRHMRQRLPHAED encoded by the coding sequence ATGTTTAAGTCTTACCGTAAAAAATCCCCGTGGATTTTGCATTACAACGCAGGCAGTTGCAATGGCTGTGACATCGAAATCCTCGCCTGCCTTGGGCCAAAATATGATATCGAACGTTTTGGCATCCTTAATTCTGGCAACCCTAAACAAAGCGATATTTTGCTCGTAACCGGCCCTGTGACGTACCGTAGCCGTGAACGCTTGGTAGAGCTTTATGCCCAAATGGCCGAACCTAAAGTGGTCGTAGCTGTGGGAGCTTGCACTTGCACGGGCGGTGTGTTTCGGGGTATGTGCAACGTCGAGGGCGGCGTTGACCGCTACCTTCCCGTAGACGTGTATGTGCCAGGATGCGCCGCAAGCCCAGAGCAAATCATAGACGGTGTTATTCAGGGTCTAGCCGCCCTAGAAGCCAAAACTAAGGCCATCGAAGAGCCAAAGCGGCTTTTTGGTGGCTTACATGAAACTCTCTTTTTCACCTCTCGCAGACACATGCGCCAAAGGTTACCCCATGCAGAAGATTGA